From a single Porites lutea chromosome 10, jaPorLute2.1, whole genome shotgun sequence genomic region:
- the LOC140950639 gene encoding uncharacterized protein, with translation MADECDRNLWDVLGLPSKADASSVQGKEQSLCTNGAQERDLDKAPSDNAQWISHAPHQVTAGKLSVSIAETPSYSDSPDIPVVNGGDVSEPRHLQQKSVMKVSTNQRTDSADEKAELSNGNMSTTFKYSPTVANGSVEHFMDTARNVPESVECNVATAVNMNNSNQQETSAVRQERSIFEHINSINFRSAVTPSQNHVPKNVAVESECHRTSSETAVPSNNVSVPLDGTIRNVEPTGDVAEKNNLFERVRINSLIDSLAQQKMTREGNGEFPFSDKLRQLTAINKETGNKLSTVVRPLRTGYESVACNRSFQQVVPASAPPSAANTITARIVNGQLKPIGAQAVTPSEVSQVNANVIFPSVTPLSYQSEVQTSLAGNNREMVSGYYTVNGTTVNRNNPARNANSMYTQPNAVAKIKHMAADKPSEEHAHTNLAATHLIGPFISAVPPPPNTYVAAVRTAQLQTLNNELQSSASPEMQEVRSTLKGHSSSSGFKLVLPVYAQVGIRPPRVANRILTPPITLNSLEGNTLSHDKQQNLICGEKLLPSPDFRERSFRPVSPPTGRRDTSPRVHHHIVAYNGQSETLSSPLRVRRSVFDTKTGLGSRGSVEEELADQSYECALRESAHSPDIERYLRCESPLTVLSSPNTKSSNNSCEGTFPETVENHVNSSLLCNGESESVITPSASSKECTDYFSTAKTPESTDLKISDEETDVSKKKVNSAMIRRLEPRLPSPVRERGAAGDLYRDPSELTREERALQRAMMQFSEMEMKEKAKEIKKKDSLKRRLRKRPKDKSKAVTNDTRTQTATKVWFKKFKRKRLWFSQRKSMTIKAQGQEDDSSVKSSENQEAQPVKRKRSNSKPENVEQPKNRRKSDDADKRALVFKPTDVHRTKTFLPNNKNTDTNPAKVRRSSSDTCGLKANRKENLPESTSVKRSLHTEDPDMRTKVAKCLKEGLEPLKVKKQEVAQPSNTGVAKPDRSHRIKTYMLVTAYQGFRDFKPVVLESRTRGKGKQTDEDAQQKTSKASEFPLLVVESVHSKPVKNSIIAENKEVQHLVENCLKARGKWQIDEILEESIKEDENLKEARKLNVNRNTGETVLHKAARLGYHETVRHHIHQGIDPNAKDNAGWTPLHEACSRGHVDVVKVLAKYGADVNACSNDGIRPIHDAAEGGHVAVLRVLLSYGADPLLATYSGSTALSCAKEPNTRAFLEGVLEDLDLTTPSASAYEGEGCWDFFGSSSLFDDVPDHTNGIFEGVSTIKSSMKGEFEMCDRPHLPTYNLPVMAGQELTSGRRNYVLLSDVLEHLRISRVALLKKVKRLDIREMPWSQFMAEIAGKPLCVVPKYCPADSSTQEGIAELVLINYNLRRLLNIRTETVSMT, from the exons GTAACCGCTGGTAAACTTTCGGTAAGTATCGCGGAAACACCAAGTTACAGTGATTCCCCAGATATACCAGTTGTAAATGGCGGCGATGTTAGTGAGCCAAG ACATCTTCAGCAGAAAAGTGTCATGAAGGTATCCACGAATCAGAGAACAGACTCGGCTGACGAAAAGGCTGAACTCAGCAACGGCAACATGTCAACTACTTTCAAGTATTCGCCAACT GTTGCCAACGGATCTGTCGAGCACTTCATGGACACTGCCAG AAACGTGCCAGAGAGTGTTGAATGCAATGTGGCTACTG CTGTCAACATGAACAACAGTAACCAGCAAGAAACGTCAGCCGTTAGACAGGAACGATCGATATTCGAACACATAAACAGCATTAATTTTCGCTCCGCGGTCACTCCTTCTCAAAATCATGTTCCCAAAAACGTTGCAGTTGAAAGCGAATGTCACAGGACTTCTAGCGAGACAGCCGTTCCTTCTAACAACGTTTCGGTGCCGTTGGATGGAACGATACGAAATGTGGAACCGACAG GTGACGTCGCAGAGAAGAACAATTTGTTTGAGCGTGTGAGGATCAACTCGTTAATCGACAGCCTAGCTCAACAGAAGATGACAAGAGAAGGAAACGGAGAGTTTCCTTTCTCTGACAAACTTCGTCAACTTACTGCTATAAACAAGGAAACAGGCAATAAATTGTCTACTGTTGTGCGCCCTCTGAGAACGGGTTATGAAAGTGTCGCCTGCAATCGCTCTTTTCAACAGGTTGTGCCGGCAAGCGCACCTCCGTCGGCGGCCAACACCATTACGGCGAGAATTGTTAATGGTCAGCTCAAACCAATCGGTGCGCAAGCTGTGACGCCTTCAGAGGTATCCCAAGTGAACGCTAACGTAATATTTCCTTCCGTGACACCTCTTAGCTACCAAAGTGAGGTTCAAACTTCTCTGGCCGGGAATAATCGAGAAATGGTGTCAGGATACTACACAGTGAACGGTACAACTGTTAACAGAAACAACCCTGCGAGAAATGCCAATTCAATGTACACTCAACCAAATGCAGTAGCGAAGATTAAACACATGGCTGCGGACAAACCCAGCGAAGAACATGCTCATACAAACTTGGCGGCGACTCATTTGATTGGTCCGTTCATCAGTGCCGTGCCGCCGCCCCCGAATACTTACGTCGCAGCTGTAAGAACTGCGCAACTGCAGACTTTGAATAATGAATTGCAATCTTCAGCCTCTCCAGAGATGCAAGAAGTTCGTTCAACATTGAAGGGACACTCATCTTCCTCGGGATTTAAACTAGTTTTACCAGTTTATGCTCAGGTCGGAATTCGACCACCCCGCGTTGCCAATCGAATTTTGACCCCGCCGATTACTTTGAATTCTCTGGAGGGAAACACTCTATCACATGACAAACAACAGAACTTGATTTGCGGAGAAAAGCTTCTACCTTCGCCAGATTTCCGGGAGAGAAGTTTTCGGCCTGTCTCTCCTCCCACTGGAAGGAGAGACACCTCACCGCGTGTCCATCATCACATAGTTGCTTACAATGGACAGAGTGAGACTCTAAGCTCGCCGCTTCGAGTACGGAGATCAGTTTTTGATACGAAAACGGGCCTTGGAAGCAGGGGCTCAGTAGAGGAGGAGCTCGCTGATCAATCGTATGAATGCGCCTTGCGGGAATCAGCACACAGCCCCGACATTGAAAGGTACTTGCGTTGCGAGTCCCCTCTTACGGTACTGAGCTCGCCAAACACAAAATCAAGTAATAACTCGTGTGAGGGCACTTTTCCCGAAACGGTTGAGAACCATGTTAATTCATCCTTATTATGCAATGGCGAATCAGAAAGCGTTATTACACCAAGCGCCTCGTCAAAGGAATGTACTGATTATTTCTCCACGGCAAAAACACCTGAAAGCACAGATTTAAAGATAAGTGATGAGGAGACAGacgtttctaaaaaaaaagttaacagtGCAATGATCCGTCGTTTGGAACCCAGACTTCCGTCACCCGTGCGCGAGCGTGGCGCCGCTGGGGACTTGTATCGAGATCCCAGCGAGTTAACGCGGGAGGAAAGAGCGCTCCAAAGAGCGATGATGCAGTTTAGTGAGATGGAAATGAAGGAGAAAGCTAAAGAGATTAAAAAGAAAGACTCTTTAAAGAGACGTCTTAGGAAACGTCCTAAG gACAAATCGAAGGCTGTAACTAATGACACCAGGACACAGACAG CAACAAAAGTTTGGTTTAAGAAGTTTAAACGCAAA cGGCTTTGGTTTTCTCAGAGAAAAAGCATGACCATCAAGGCCCAAG GGCAAGAAGACGATTCATCGGTAAAAAGTAGCGAAAACCAAGAGGCGCAACCTGTCAAGCGAAAAAGATCGAACTCTAAACCTGAGAAT GTTGAACAACCCAAAAACAGACGAAAGTCCGATGATGCAG ACAAACGCGCTTTAGTCTTCAAACCAACAGATGTACATCGAACGAAAACGTTTTTACCGAATAACAAGAATACG GATACTAATCCAGCCAAAGTGAGAAGAAGTTCAAGTGACA CCTGTGGTTTGAAGgcaaacagaaaagaaaaccttCCAGAATCCACTTCAGTCAAGAGATCCTTACACACAGAAGACCCGGATATGAGGACGAAGGTAGCCAAGTGTCTCAAAGAAGGGTTAGAACCACTCAAGGTGAAAAAACAG GAGGTAGCTCAGCCCAGCAATACCGGAGTTG CAAAGCCAGACAGGTCGCATCGTATCAAGACATACATGCTTGTGACTGCTTACCAAGGATTTAGG GACTTTAAACCAGTCGTACTGGAGTCGCGAACCCGAGGAAAGGGCAAGCAAACTGATGAAG ATGCACAACAGAAGACTTCCAAAGCATCAGAGTTCCCTCTACTCGTGGTGGAGAGCGTTCATTCAAAACCTGTTAAAAACAGTATAATCGCCGAGAACAAAGAAGTCCAACACTTGGTTGAGAACTGTCTAAAGGCTCGTGGCAAGTGGCAAATAGATGAAATCCTGGAAGAG AGTATAAAGGAGGATGAAAACCTTAAAG aaGCCAGGAAGCTGAATGTGAATCGTAATACAGGGGAAACCGTTCTACATAAAGCAGCCAGGCTAGGTTACCAT GAGACAGTGCGGCACCACATCCATCAAGGTATCGATCCGAACGCTAAAGACAATGCAGGATGGACCCCGCTCCACGAGGCTTGCTCCAGAGGACACGTTGACGTTGTCAAAGTTTTAGCCAAATATGGTGCCGATGTCAATGCGTGCTCAAATGACGGAATAAG GCCAATTCACGATGCGGCAGAAGGTGGTCACGTGGCTGTGCTCAGAGTGTTATTGTCATACGGTGCAGACCCACTACTCGCAACGTATTCTGGGAGTACCGCACTTAGCTGTGCCAAAGAACCAAACACAAGGGCTTTCCTTGAAG GTGTTCTCGAGGATCTTGACCTGACGACCCCCTCAGCGTCTGCGTATGAAGGCGAG GGCTGCTGGGACTTCTTTGGATCTTCTTCCCTGTTTG ATGACGTTCCGGACCATACAAATGGTATTTTCGAAGGAGTTTCGACCATAAAAAGTTCTATGAAGGGAGAGTTTGAAATGTGCGACAGACCACACCTTCCAACCTACAACCTTCCGGTGATGGCCGGTCAAGAATTAACCTCCGG GCGACGAAATTATGTTCTTCTATCTGACGTCCTTGAACACCTTCGGATAAGCAGGGTTGCCTTGCTTAAGAAAGTTAAAAGACTTGATATACGCGAAATGCCTTGGTCGCAGTTCATGGCTGAGATCGCTGGTAAACCACTGTGCGTTGTTCCTAAGTATTGTCCTGCTGACAGCAGTACACAAGAAGGAATAGCTGAACTCGTACTGATAAACTACAATCTCCGACGTCTTCTTAACATTAGAACAGAAACCGTTAGTATGACGTAA
- the LOC140949574 gene encoding adenosine receptor A2a-like has protein sequence MKPYLKENHSVLVFNATYFAQDYEDTDCVEFDGLSKMSKSIFISLSLICGIWAVGGNLALLVAFYSSKTVYGHITNYFVVSLVVSDLMIGLLMTPMYICYSVDLDPPWLIKIEGFLWILTVTATTHSLSAVSVDRLISILYPLRYSLIVTERRCRLVIALIWLDGLVFGFPRLIMDDFQKLERLWIACSIFTVAIPVLIMSSCYGKIFTIVKKQNVRKLANTFTTGKHLRNRKAAITIGIIVCLFIITFIPSTVVYFMLLFENDRCKELELNDVWLWVALVSFSHSAINPWVYGLRYRALRKALREQVKIH, from the coding sequence ATGAAGCCTTATCTCAAAGAAAACCATTCAGTTTTGGTATTTAACGCCACGTACTTTGCCCAAGACTACGAAGATACTGATTGCGTTGAATTTGATGGATTAAGCAAAATGTCGAAGAGTATTTTCATTTCCTTATCATTGATTTGCGGGATTTGGGCAGTCGGAGGAAACCTAGCCCTCCTTGTGGCATTTTACAGCAGTAAAACAGTTTATGGCCATATTACGAACTATTTCGTCGTTTCATTAGTCGTGTCCGATCTCATGATTGGGTTATTGATGACACCGATGTATATCTGCTACTCAGTCGACTTAGATCCTCCATGGCTCATCAAAATTGAAGGCTTTCTTTGGATTTTAACAGTGACGGCTACAACTCATAGTCTAAGCGCTGTCAGCGTGGACAGACTGATTTCAATACTTTATCCTCTGCGCTATAGTCTGATTGTAACTGAAAGACGATGTCGTCTTGTCATTGCGCTGATCTGGCTTGATGGGTTGGTTTTCGGATTTCCCAGACTAATTATGGATGATTTTCAGAAACTAGAAAGGTTGTGGATAGCCTGTTCGATTTTCACTGTTGCCATACCAGTACTGATCATGTCCTCTTGTTATGGCAAAATTTTTACAATCGTCAAGAAGCAAAATGTTCGAAAACTGGCGAACACTTTTACAACTGGCAAACATTTGCGAAACAGAAAAGCTGCCATCACTATTGGAATAATCGTTTGCCTGTTCATCATAACATTTATTCCAAGCACAGTTGTATATTTTATGCTCCTGTTTGAGAATGACAGGTGCAAAGAACTTGAGCTGAATGATGTTTGGCTGTGGGTGGCTCTTGTGTCATTTTCCCATTCAGCAATTAATCCTTGGGTTTATGGGCTTAGATATCGAGCCTTAAGAAAAGCGTTGAGGGAACAGGTTAAAATTCATTAG